In a genomic window of Mycolicibacillus parakoreensis:
- a CDS encoding ferredoxin--NADP reductase has product MSDSVTESAPDEPLGSHVLELQIADVIDETDDARSLVFTAPDGPDDPPIPAERLRYAPGQFLTLRVPSEQTGSVARCYSLCSSPFTEERLTVTVKRDGQGYASNWLCDHAHPGMRVHVLAPSGTFVPKTLDDDFLLIAAGSGITPMMAIAKSALSQGAGQVTLLYANRNENSVIFAEALRELGAAHPDRFTVVHWLESVQGRPTAPALAALAAAYTDRQVFICGPGPFMQAASDALASLAVPENQIHIEVFKSLESDPFAAVTIEEAPDDAAPPASVTVELDGETTTLPWPRHVKLLDLLLDAGLDAPFSCREGHCAACACTKRSGEVSMEVNDVLDEQDLAEGLILACQSHPETDSVEVTYDD; this is encoded by the coding sequence GTGTCGGACTCCGTAACCGAATCTGCGCCGGACGAACCGCTGGGCAGCCACGTACTGGAGTTGCAGATCGCCGACGTCATCGACGAGACCGATGACGCGCGATCGTTGGTGTTCACCGCCCCCGACGGCCCCGACGACCCGCCGATCCCCGCCGAGCGGCTGCGCTACGCGCCGGGGCAGTTTCTGACCCTGCGGGTGCCCAGCGAGCAGACCGGCTCGGTGGCCCGCTGCTACTCGCTGTGCAGCTCGCCGTTCACCGAGGAGCGCCTCACCGTCACCGTCAAACGCGACGGGCAGGGCTATGCGTCGAACTGGCTGTGTGATCATGCCCACCCCGGCATGCGGGTGCATGTGCTCGCGCCGTCGGGCACGTTCGTGCCCAAGACCCTCGACGACGATTTCCTGCTCATCGCCGCCGGCAGCGGCATCACCCCGATGATGGCGATCGCCAAGTCGGCGCTGTCGCAGGGCGCCGGGCAGGTGACGTTGCTCTACGCCAACCGCAACGAGAACTCGGTGATCTTCGCCGAGGCGCTGCGGGAGTTGGGCGCCGCGCACCCCGACCGGTTCACCGTCGTGCACTGGCTGGAGTCGGTGCAGGGCCGGCCCACCGCGCCCGCCCTGGCCGCGCTGGCCGCCGCGTACACCGACCGGCAGGTGTTCATCTGCGGGCCGGGACCGTTCATGCAGGCCGCCAGCGATGCGCTGGCCTCGCTGGCGGTGCCGGAGAACCAGATCCACATCGAGGTGTTCAAGTCGCTGGAGAGCGACCCGTTCGCGGCGGTGACCATCGAGGAGGCCCCCGACGACGCCGCCCCGCCGGCCAGTGTGACCGTCGAACTCGACGGCGAGACCACCACCTTGCCGTGGCCGCGGCACGTCAAGCTGCTCGATCTGCTGCTCGACGCCGGCCTGGACGCGCCGTTCTCCTGCCGGGAGGGCCACTGCGCGGCGTGCGCCTGCACGAAGCGAAGCGGCGAGGTGTCGATGGAGGTCAACGACGTGCTCGACGAGCAGGACCTGGCCGAGGGGCTGATCCTGGCCTGCCAGTCGCACCCGGAGACCGATTCGGTGGAAGTCACCTACGACGACTAG
- a CDS encoding acyl-CoA dehydrogenase, which yields MTATIPDEQSAARELVRDWAAGSTPGDVIRAVEAGQPDAGRPLFTGLSELGLFGVAVAEKHGGADGTVADLCAMVDEAAAALVPGPVATTALATLVVAEQTTLAALAAGDRTAGVALAADLHVADGVVSGTAGYVLGAEAGQLLVLPAGSRWVLVDAAADGVEVEALTATDFSRPLARVTLRQAAAVELAVAPQRLVDLAATVAAAEAAGVARWALRTAVDYAKVREQFGRPIGSFQAVKHLCAEMLLRTEQAAVTAADAATAADAGDDRQLSIAAAVAAATGIEAAEANVKACIQVLGGIGITWEHDAHLYLRRAYGIAQFLGGRRRWLRRIAALTGEGVRRRLRIDLESVEDLRPQIAEAVAAVAALPADRRQGALADAGLQAPHWPAPYGRNASAAEQLLIDEELAAAGVERPDLVIGWWAAPTILEHGTPEQIERFIPATLRGEIFWCQMFSEPGAGSDLAALRTKAVKVDGGWRLTGQKVWTSAAHRAQWGVCLARTDPDAPKHKGISYFLIDMASPGIEIRPLREITGDDLFNEVFLDDVFVPDDMVVGAVNDGWSLARTTLANERVAMAGGTALDNPMEEVLATVAERDLDGADADRLGMLIVSAQVGALLDQRIAQLAVGGADPGAVSSARKLIGVRYRQELAEFRMELSDGAGVAVDKTVFDFLNTRCLTIAGGTEQILLTVAAERLLGLPRG from the coding sequence GTGACAGCAACCATCCCCGACGAGCAGTCCGCGGCCCGGGAGCTGGTGCGCGACTGGGCGGCCGGCTCGACACCGGGCGACGTCATCCGGGCGGTCGAGGCCGGCCAGCCGGACGCGGGGCGCCCGCTGTTCACCGGGCTGAGTGAGCTGGGGCTGTTCGGGGTGGCGGTCGCCGAGAAGCACGGCGGCGCCGACGGCACCGTCGCCGACCTGTGCGCGATGGTCGACGAGGCGGCCGCGGCGCTGGTGCCCGGCCCGGTGGCCACCACCGCGCTGGCCACCCTGGTCGTCGCCGAGCAGACGACGCTGGCCGCGCTCGCCGCCGGGGACCGCACCGCGGGGGTGGCGCTCGCCGCTGACCTGCACGTCGCCGACGGGGTGGTCTCCGGTACCGCGGGGTATGTGCTCGGCGCCGAGGCCGGGCAGCTGCTGGTGTTGCCGGCCGGGTCGCGGTGGGTGCTCGTCGACGCCGCCGCCGACGGCGTCGAGGTCGAGGCCCTGACCGCCACCGACTTCTCCCGGCCGCTGGCGCGGGTGACGCTGCGGCAGGCCGCGGCCGTCGAGCTCGCGGTCGCGCCGCAGCGGCTGGTCGACCTGGCGGCGACGGTCGCGGCCGCCGAGGCCGCCGGGGTGGCCCGGTGGGCCCTGCGTACCGCGGTGGACTACGCCAAGGTGCGCGAACAGTTCGGCCGACCGATCGGCAGTTTCCAGGCGGTCAAACATCTCTGCGCGGAGATGCTGCTGCGCACCGAGCAGGCGGCGGTGACCGCGGCCGACGCGGCCACCGCGGCCGACGCCGGTGACGACCGGCAGCTGTCGATCGCCGCGGCGGTGGCCGCGGCCACCGGGATCGAGGCGGCCGAGGCCAACGTCAAGGCGTGCATCCAGGTGCTCGGCGGCATCGGCATCACCTGGGAACACGACGCTCACCTGTATCTGCGCCGCGCCTACGGAATCGCGCAGTTCCTCGGCGGCCGGCGGCGCTGGCTGCGCCGGATCGCCGCGCTCACCGGCGAGGGGGTGCGTCGGCGGCTGCGCATCGATTTGGAGTCGGTGGAAGATTTGCGCCCGCAGATCGCCGAGGCGGTCGCCGCGGTGGCCGCGCTGCCGGCCGACCGGCGCCAGGGTGCCCTGGCCGACGCCGGGCTGCAGGCGCCGCACTGGCCCGCCCCCTACGGGCGCAACGCCTCGGCGGCCGAGCAGCTGCTCATCGACGAGGAGCTGGCCGCGGCCGGGGTGGAACGCCCCGATCTGGTGATCGGCTGGTGGGCGGCGCCGACCATCCTCGAGCACGGCACACCCGAGCAGATCGAGCGGTTCATCCCGGCCACCCTGCGCGGGGAGATCTTCTGGTGCCAGATGTTCTCCGAGCCGGGGGCGGGCTCGGATCTGGCCGCGCTGCGCACCAAGGCCGTCAAGGTCGACGGCGGATGGCGGCTGACCGGACAGAAGGTGTGGACCTCGGCGGCGCATCGCGCCCAGTGGGGGGTGTGCCTGGCGCGCACCGACCCGGACGCGCCGAAACACAAGGGCATCAGCTACTTCCTGATCGACATGGCCTCACCGGGCATCGAGATCCGGCCGCTGCGCGAGATCACCGGCGACGACCTGTTCAACGAGGTCTTCCTCGACGACGTGTTCGTCCCCGACGACATGGTGGTCGGCGCGGTCAACGACGGCTGGTCGCTGGCGCGCACCACGCTGGCCAACGAGCGGGTCGCGATGGCCGGCGGCACCGCGCTGGACAACCCCATGGAGGAAGTGCTGGCCACGGTGGCCGAGCGCGACCTCGACGGCGCCGACGCCGACCGGCTCGGCATGCTGATCGTGTCGGCCCAGGTGGGGGCGCTGCTCGACCAGCGCATCGCCCAGCTGGCGGTCGGCGGGGCCGACCCCGGGGCGGTGTCGTCGGCCCGCAAACTCATCGGGGTGCGCTACCGCCAGGAGCTCGCGGAGTTCCGCATGGAACTCTCCGACGGCGCCGGTGTGGCGGTCGACAAGACCGTGTTCGACTTCCTCAACACCCGCTGTCTGACCATCGCCGGCGGCACCGAGCAGATCCTTTTGACCGTCGCCGCCGAGCGGCTGCTGGGCCTGCCCCGCGGGTAG
- the hsaC gene encoding iron-dependent extradiol dioxygenase HsaC, with the protein MSIRSLGYMRIEATDMAAWREYGLKVLGMVEGTGTTEGALYLRMDEFPARLVIVPGEHDRLLVSGWECANAAELQDVRDRLDGAGTPYKEATAAQLAERRVDEMIVFEDPSGNCLEAFHGVALEHRRLVSPYGHRFVTEEQGLGHVVLSTRDDAEALRFYRDVLGFRLRDSMRLPPQFVGRPADGDPAWLRFFGCNPRHHSLAFLPMPTPTGIVHLMVEVENADDVGLCLDRALRRKVPMSATLGRHVNDKMLSFYMKTPSGFDVEFGCEGLEVDDADWIARESTAVSLWGHDFTVGARNP; encoded by the coding sequence ATGAGCATCCGGTCGCTGGGGTACATGCGCATTGAGGCCACCGACATGGCGGCCTGGCGCGAGTACGGGCTCAAGGTGCTCGGCATGGTCGAGGGCACCGGCACCACCGAGGGAGCGCTGTACCTGCGCATGGACGAGTTCCCGGCCCGGCTGGTGATCGTGCCCGGCGAACACGACCGGCTGCTGGTCTCCGGGTGGGAGTGCGCCAACGCCGCGGAGCTGCAGGATGTGCGCGACCGGCTCGACGGTGCCGGCACCCCCTACAAGGAAGCCACCGCCGCCCAGCTCGCCGAGCGGCGCGTCGACGAGATGATCGTCTTCGAGGACCCGTCGGGCAACTGCCTGGAGGCCTTCCACGGGGTGGCCCTAGAACACCGCCGGCTGGTCAGCCCGTACGGGCACCGGTTCGTCACCGAGGAGCAGGGCCTGGGCCACGTGGTGTTGTCCACCCGCGACGACGCCGAGGCGCTGCGCTTCTACCGCGACGTGCTCGGCTTCCGGCTGCGCGACTCGATGCGGCTGCCCCCGCAGTTCGTCGGGCGCCCCGCCGACGGCGACCCCGCCTGGCTGCGGTTCTTCGGCTGCAACCCGCGCCACCACAGCCTGGCGTTTTTGCCGATGCCCACCCCCACCGGCATCGTGCACCTGATGGTCGAGGTGGAGAACGCCGACGACGTGGGGTTGTGCCTGGACCGCGCGCTGCGCCGCAAGGTGCCGATGTCGGCGACGCTGGGACGGCACGTCAACGACAAGATGCTGTCGTTCTACATGAAGACCCCCAGCGGGTTCGATGTCGAATTCGGCTGTGAGGGACTCGAAGTCGACGACGCCGACTGGATCGCCCGCGAATCCACCGCGGTGAGCCTGTGGGGTCATGACTTCACCGTCGGTGCGCGGAACCCGTGA
- the hsaB gene encoding 3-hydroxy-9,10-secoandrosta-1,3,5(10)-triene-9,17-dione monooxygenase reductase subunit has product MSAAAIDPRAFRNVLGQFCTGITIITTSHDGAPIGFACQSFAALSLDPPLVLFCPTKVSRSWQAIEASGRFCVNILTESQKHVSARFGSREPDKFAGIDWTPSPLGSPIIDGSLAHIDCTVDSVHDGGDHFVVFGAVASLSEAPAIKPRPLLFYRGDYTGIEPEKTTPAQWRDDLEAFLTTTTDDTWL; this is encoded by the coding sequence GTGAGCGCCGCCGCGATCGATCCCCGCGCGTTCCGCAACGTGCTGGGCCAGTTCTGCACCGGGATCACGATCATCACCACCAGCCACGACGGTGCGCCGATCGGGTTCGCCTGCCAGTCGTTCGCGGCGCTGTCGCTGGACCCGCCGCTGGTGTTGTTCTGCCCCACCAAGGTGTCGCGGTCCTGGCAGGCGATCGAGGCCAGCGGCCGGTTCTGCGTGAACATCCTCACCGAGTCGCAGAAGCACGTCTCGGCGCGGTTCGGCTCGCGCGAACCGGACAAGTTCGCCGGCATCGACTGGACGCCGTCGCCGCTGGGATCGCCGATCATCGACGGGTCGCTGGCCCACATCGACTGCACGGTCGACTCGGTGCACGACGGCGGCGACCACTTCGTGGTGTTCGGCGCGGTGGCCTCGCTGTCGGAGGCCCCGGCGATCAAACCACGCCCGCTGCTGTTCTACCGCGGCGACTACACCGGCATCGAGCCGGAGAAGACCACCCCGGCGCAGTGGCGCGACGACCTCGAGGCGTTCCTCACCACCACCACCGACGACACCTGGCTGTAG
- the hsaA gene encoding 3-hydroxy-9,10-secoandrosta-1,3,5(10)-triene-9,17-dione monooxygenase oxygenase subunit: MTSIQQRDAQSVLAGVDELLPQLRERAQETEDLRHVHDDNIKALQDVGFFTLLQPEQWGGLQCDPALFFEAVRRLASACGSTGWVASIIGVHNWHLALFDQKAQEEVWGADPHTRVSSSYAPMGAGTVVEGKDGYLVSGAWNWSSGCDHATWAFLGGPVIKDGRPVDFGSFLIPIDEYEIEDVWHVVGLRGTGSNTIHVKDVFVPKHRFLSYKAMNDHTAGGYATNTAPLYKMPWGTVHPTTISAPIVGMAYGAYDAHVEHQGKRVRAAYAGEKTKDDPFAKVRIAEAASDIDAAWRQLIGNVAEEYALLVDGEEIPFALRARARRDQVRATGRAIASIDRLFEASGATALANDAPVQRFWRDAHAGRVHAANDPERAYVIFGNDEFGLPPGDTMV, translated from the coding sequence GTGACGTCCATTCAACAGCGCGACGCGCAGTCGGTTCTGGCCGGTGTCGACGAGCTGCTGCCGCAGCTGCGGGAGCGCGCCCAGGAGACCGAGGATCTGCGCCACGTTCACGACGACAACATCAAGGCGCTGCAGGACGTCGGGTTCTTCACGCTGCTGCAGCCCGAACAGTGGGGTGGGCTGCAGTGCGATCCGGCGCTCTTCTTCGAGGCGGTGCGCCGGCTGGCGTCGGCCTGCGGCTCCACCGGGTGGGTCGCCTCGATCATCGGGGTGCACAACTGGCACCTGGCGCTGTTCGACCAGAAGGCCCAGGAGGAGGTGTGGGGCGCCGATCCGCACACCCGGGTGTCCTCGTCGTACGCCCCGATGGGGGCGGGCACCGTGGTCGAGGGCAAGGACGGCTACCTGGTCAGCGGCGCGTGGAACTGGTCGTCGGGCTGTGACCACGCCACCTGGGCGTTTCTGGGCGGGCCGGTCATCAAGGACGGCCGCCCGGTCGACTTCGGCAGCTTTTTGATCCCGATCGACGAGTACGAGATCGAGGACGTCTGGCACGTGGTCGGACTGCGCGGCACCGGCTCCAACACCATCCACGTCAAGGACGTGTTCGTCCCCAAGCACCGGTTCTTGTCCTACAAGGCGATGAACGACCACACCGCCGGCGGGTATGCGACCAACACCGCGCCGCTGTACAAGATGCCCTGGGGCACGGTGCACCCCACCACGATCTCCGCGCCGATCGTCGGGATGGCCTACGGCGCCTACGACGCCCACGTCGAGCACCAGGGCAAGCGGGTCCGGGCGGCCTACGCCGGCGAGAAGACCAAAGACGACCCGTTCGCCAAGGTCCGCATCGCCGAGGCGGCCAGCGACATCGACGCCGCGTGGCGCCAGCTGATCGGCAACGTCGCCGAGGAGTACGCGCTGCTCGTCGACGGTGAGGAGATCCCGTTCGCGCTGCGGGCGCGGGCCCGACGCGACCAGGTGCGCGCCACCGGCCGGGCGATCGCCTCGATCGACCGGCTCTTCGAGGCGTCCGGGGCGACCGCGCTGGCCAACGACGCACCGGTGCAGCGGTTCTGGCGCGACGCACACGCCGGCCGGGTGCACGCCGCCAACGACCCCGAGCGCGCCTACGTGATCTTCGGCAACGACGAGTTCGGGCTGCCGCCCGGCGACACCATGGTCTAG